GTTTAAAAAAATACTTGTGCATCAGCCAGAGCAGCCATTAGTAACGACAATTTCATTCAATTACACAAACCCTCCAAGCCCAATTTCAACTACCAAAGCAGTCAATGTATCCTTCGACATCCCCAAAGACGGCGGCGACGGAACATAATTCACGCCCACTGGTGGAACAGCCGCTGGAGGTCCAGGCGGTATGACGACGGTTGTTCCAGAAGGAGGCGCTGGCGGCGCATCCACTGTTGCATTATCTGCCGAAATCAACGAAAAATCTCCGATGGCGGCGTAGCCATCGGCAAAAAGTGCCTTCAAAAAAAGGAGAAGAGAGAAAGTGTGTGTTCCTGTCTAAAGTTGCGACTCTTGCAGATCTACCCAGATTTTTTAGGTTTCGAGTAAATTCAAGTTTGAGGAAGAAcaagggagaggagagagaaagatgagaattttttatttttttagaatttctgTCAAGAAATTACAATTAAATCGCGCCAAACACAAATTAAGGGTAAAATGGTAAAACACAGCTAACGACGGACTAAGGTCTCTTAACGCCaggtgcatctcatgaacagtaTAGAGAAATAGGGGTATAATATGTGATTCAAACGACGCGGGTGTATTTGGTACATTTCGCCAAACCTCAGGAGCATTTCACGAAAAAACAGTAAAAAATATGTCataaatgaaattaataataaaaaaaaaaactggcaAAAAATTGCATTAATAtttccaaaattttcaaaaaaagcatcGTATCTTCTGTTATCTAAATCGAAACGGTacgttatactccctccgtatttatttaagagatacttGGGCGGGCACGTGTATTaacaaaaagaattgaatgcagtaaaataataaagtatgtgggattgagtagatattttaataagtaaacaagtggggaccatgttatTTTGGGGTTAGGAGGTGAGGTGgggttatgaaattatttgtttaataggatggtgagTCATTGGGTAATTTAGATgtgttatttaattagatggtggggttgataagttattaaaagtGACAAGTgtatttattaaataaatacgaccggTAAAGACAAGTGtatttcttaaataaatacggagggagtatgaagtaagaaaacttcaaatttttaTAACAAGGAAAAAAACTGTTAAAAAACTCTGGAGTCTGGACAATTGGAGCTGACGAAAGACTTCCCGAGGCAAAGGGTTGGGCGCAACTCGGTCTCCGATTCCCAACGCGTCCTAGTCACACGCCGGTTCTCGCCGTCTTCGGCTTCTTCTACAATTCCAAAcctccaaaaataaaatccttttAGCTTTAGTTGCATTTGTAATTTAGGATTTTGTATATTaccaaaaaagttaaaaaaaacctGATCAAAAGTCCGTTTGATAAATTGTGAGCTCGTTTGTTCGATTTTTGCACACGATTTCTGATCAAATTATCGTAAGTGAATCTAATTTTCATTTTCTTGTttaaatttgtttgattttgtcttatatttgtttgatttttaggGTTGTTATTATGTGAAATTATGGGGGAAAAATTAGCGTTATGCTTATATGTTTTTCTTCAATTGAGAAACGTTTTAGTTGTAGAATTAAGAATTTGAGTTCTGTTTcgtaattttaggattttgtcTGTAAATTCATGTCTTTGAATATTCGCGGCTTTATGATTTTGTAGGTTTCGTTATGAATTAGGCCCTATTTCGAAATGGAAaccgtttctctctcctctgaagCTACTTAATTTGGGGTTTTATTGATCCTTTTGGTATAAGTTTCGTGATGATAAAGATCATTAATTTGTGATTAATTACTTGAAGGGGTTCTCCTTAAGAAGGGGGAAACAGGGTTTTAGTGGGAATGTGGGATATATCTGGGTTTCCAGTATTTTATTTATGTAGAATGCATATAATTATGAGAGTGTGTGTTGGGAAACAAATTATTGAATGCTTTTAACCTTATTTTGACACTTTTCTTGTTATTTGTGGTAGTCTTTTGAAGAGAAGCTGTTCATACAACCTACAGAAAATTTCATCATTGGAATTCTTTTTGTGAAGTTATACGATCATGAGTTTTGTTTTTAGGGGAACTCGAGCTGATATTGAGAATGCATTTCAAGGAATAATCCCTGAACGGCGGGTGGTAAATTTCTTATAGCTTGCTTTCAAATTGGATATCGTTGTTTTAGCAAAACTCTAGTTTAAGTCGGGTATATAGCAAGATGGTTAAGGTTTCCCACGCCTCTTTAGTTGGCACCCCGTGTCCCCTTAATAGTTAGTTGTCGACTACTCGACCCTGTGTATGAATGCCACTGATAAAATTGCCCTGATCTTGTTTTCACCCTTGTCTCACCTGACATGTGTCTGATATCTAACCCtataactaatttttttttatgataaCTAATTTGAACATCTGTTCTGtctcttgtttttttttattatcagCGCATTCATGCAGCACGACCAGTGAATACAAATTCACTTGCTTTCCTTGTAACTGGTACTGTCTTTGCTCTTTGTATTATTTGCAGCTTCGGCTATTGTTTGTTTATGTCTCTATTAAACAACTTTGGATTTGGCCAATTCTCTTACTATTTTATTTGTTGCAGTACTTTTGCTCTTCATGATACTAAATTCCCACCAAATGTCACCGAATTTTTTGGTAGATATGTTTCTGATTTGCAAGCTGAATTTTGTTTGTACTTACTAAACTTGGTTGTTTCAAATTGTGATATGGTGTTATCGTTTTGAATATTTGTGAAGCTCTGGCTGGTATTTGGCTTCTTTTTGATGGCTACTAGCCTAAGAATGTATGCAACATGTCAACAACTTCAAGCACAGGCACAAGCACATGCTGTAGCAGCCAGTGGCCTACTTCGCCATACTGAGCTCCGATTGCAGATGCCACCCTCTATTGCATTTGCCACAAGAGGACGTCTGCAGGGCCTTAGGCTACAGCTTGCCCTTCTTGATCGGGAGTTTGACGATTTAGGTATAGTGAGTTACGTTGTCTTATGCACTCATTTTAACTGGTGGAATTATGTTCATGATTCATTGATTGTTTAAATTCGTATTGAATCCCAATTCCTGGCTACTGCTACTTTTTCTTCCCCTATACGTttgcttttattttattgttcTTACTTGTGAAATCGAATTATCTTTTTGTGTCGTATTGTTGCAGATTATGAAACTTTAAGAGCGCTGGATGCTGACAATGCACCTTCAGTTCCTTCAATGAGTGAGGACGAAATAAATTCTCTCCCTGTCCACAAGTATAAGGTTACTGGTATAGACAGGTGATAATTAACCCATCTTCTCCTCACGAAGTATATGCGTTTGTATGTTCAAATGTATATGTTTGATGCACTTTTCTCTTGAACAAGTGTATTGGAATTTTAGAGTCTCTTCCAAATTGTGGCCTTCTTTTGGTTCTGAATATGCATGTATTGTTTTGTGGAAAATGACATACACAtgccaactgctatattttaagTACCTGCTGACATATCTACCTATCTAGTAATGTAATTTTTCCAAAGATAGCTTTGTTGGTTGCAAGGCTTTATTGCTTAAAGTATATAATCTATTGGCAGATCAGTTAATTGCAAAGCATATGACGTTAATCCTGCTGTCTGTGTTTTGCAGCATGGCAGTTCAACAAACTAAAACCCTAATGATGTCTGATTTGTGCTTATGCCGATCTGATAAGCAGTAGTTATGTCTGTCTCTTTTCTTTTGATACACGATTCCTATATAAATATAGTAGTGatgtatactccctccgtatcttTTTAGGAGTTACATGTTGACCGACACAAGTATAAGAGATGAGAGTTGAATGCAGTATAATACTAAAGCAAGTCGGGGAGGAAGTaataaacaaatagaaaaaGATAGTTGGATAAGTATTTCAATCAAAGAAGAGGGAGTTTATTGTAGTAGTGGTTCGGTGGTTCCCATAGGAAAGTAAGATGCCTCGTATATTAAATAATTGGGGAGTGGGGTAGAAAACttacaaaaatagaaatgtagcccttaaataaatacggtcaTAAGTGGTATATGTAACCCCTAAAAatatacagagggagtatcacTCTTTTGCAAAATTTGGAATGTCTTTTATGGTTGCTGAGAGTTGTGTCTGGTGTCTTGGCTGAAGCCGGCCTGATAGATGTGAAGGACAATTGGGAGAGGAAATTTAGGGCGTCACTACTGGTACTGGCTTGTGACTAGTAAAATATGGAGAAATCCTTCTGAAATCTCATTTTGATAAGAAATCAGTGACGCCATGATAAAATGTCATTGGGTCTGAATCATAGCTTATCTGTGTAACATGAATTTCATAGAACAAATACTGACTTACGATTACTTCCATATGTGAACTGCGACAAGGTTTATAACAAACATCATGTTATTGCAGAGAATAAAACCCATAATTTGTCCTGGTGTCTCTTTGGGGAAAAGAAACATCAAATGATAGCTGCCACAATCttctttttcatttaattttcacTTGTGTGCATGTACATCTCAGTTTCCGTTTTGAAGTTTATACCTGTATTTGGAGGATGAAGATTAAAAACTTAAGCGAAATGTATCATACACTAACAATTGCTCTCTTTATGATTGCTGTCAATATGCATGTGATATTCATTATTGCCAAACATGTACTAAATCTGTTTTCCAGCCAATCTCAACAGAGGCCACCCATGTTAATGTTCCGGATGGAAATTTACTTGTTTGCTTGTTAAAATTTGCTGGCTTGTGCATATTAAATTGACAAACTTTTATCTTTTGAAATAGTGATATGGTAGCAAAGAAGCAGGCATCATCTTCTGCATCTTCTGAGGTATTCTTCATTAGTGTGCTTTCTATTTGTTGGCTTGAACTCTGTGAGATCTTCTGTAGAAATGGCTATTTCAGGTTCGCCACACCCTGCTCAATTGTGAGCGAATTTCAAATTTGCGCCTTACATTAGAAATAGTGGATCACCACACATCTAATTAAGACGAAGATCAACTTCTGCGTATTCAGTAGTTTAATAGACCTTGCTTCTTAATAGTTTAACAAGAAGGAAAAGCAATACTTGGTCAATTActtaataattcaaaatcaatttacAATTTACTCATATTGGtggattaataaaaaaaaaaatatagttttcCTTAACAATCCTATAGATAGAGCTGACTATTATTAATTTGACCTAGCATTTTCATTTCGAATTAGCAAAATCCCTGTTCTTGTATTCATTCCTCGTAGTGGGACATCTATATTCCTGGCAACACTaacttattttctttatttaataTCTCAACATAGGTTCCAAACGGAAAGGTTCTTGAAACATTGAACTTAGGTTGTCTAGGTTTCAGTGACGTACGGCGGTATGTTGGTGTAGAAGTGTGGCAATTGACAAAGGGATTTCCCTGCTACTGGAATTTAACATTTTCCTTGCCATCATGTGATTTTCTTTATCACACCCGATGAGTTATTATAGTCCAACAATATGTAGATTCGTGATAACTCAGCACCCACCTTGTCATCGTGCTATTTGTGTAGTTACGACTCTCTAGTTGTTTTATTCATGCAGTAAACTGTGCTCTTTAGTATTCTGCCATTACAAATTCTTCCTAAGCTTGTCTCTAGTTTGCTTAGAGCCTTGAAAGTTCTTTATTTCGGTTAACTATCATAGATTTTGCTCGATCTATATAGTATGCAATATATAGGCATCTCCTTTATCTTTGAGCTGTATAAGTACCTTGGAATATCTACAATAGGTCAATGgattattttatgaatttatgtGCCTTCCTGAGTGCTGTATGCAATTAGGAGTTTAAGATGCGGGGAAGAAAAGAAGATATGCGTGGGTGGGATGAGTAGGTTATAAAGTGCTCCTACTTCTAAATCCTTGGTTATCACCCAATGTTTTTGGTCTCGTTTCACTGCTAAACAGAGCTAGAGAAAAGTAGTGACGTCACATCATCTGGGTAGAGAAATCAGTTTCAAAAGTTAGACAATATGTTATCTTCTTCTTATTGCAATTTGCAAATGAGCAAGGGTCTTTGACTCCGTAGCTTTGTTCTTCAAACCTCTGCATTGTTTGTTCAAGTTATTTCATTAGGTTGAGAAAGAATTA
This sequence is a window from Spinacia oleracea cultivar Varoflay chromosome 1, BTI_SOV_V1, whole genome shotgun sequence. Protein-coding genes within it:
- the LOC110778712 gene encoding E3 ubiquitin-protein ligase SDIR1 isoform X2, yielding MSFVFRGTRADIENAFQGIIPERRVLWLVFGFFLMATSLRMYATCQQLQAQAQAHAVAASGLLRHTELRLQMPPSIAFATRGRLQGLRLQLALLDREFDDLDYETLRALDADNAPSVPSMSEDEINSLPVHKYKVTGIDSDMVAKKQASSSASSEKQQDISINPGSSKSSSEDELTCSVCLEQVNVGELIRSLPCLHQYHANCIDPWLRQQGTCPVCKFKVGTSWHEDGHDDASYMV
- the LOC110778712 gene encoding E3 ubiquitin-protein ligase SDIR1 isoform X1, encoding MSFVFRGTRADIENAFQGIIPERRVRIHAARPVNTNSLAFLVTVLLLFMILNSHQMSPNFLLWLVFGFFLMATSLRMYATCQQLQAQAQAHAVAASGLLRHTELRLQMPPSIAFATRGRLQGLRLQLALLDREFDDLDYETLRALDADNAPSVPSMSEDEINSLPVHKYKVTGIDSDMVAKKQASSSASSEKQQDISINPGSSKSSSEDELTCSVCLEQVNVGELIRSLPCLHQYHANCIDPWLRQQGTCPVCKFKVGTSWHEDGHDDASYMV
- the LOC110778712 gene encoding E3 ubiquitin-protein ligase SDIR1 isoform X3, with amino-acid sequence MILNSHQMSPNFLLWLVFGFFLMATSLRMYATCQQLQAQAQAHAVAASGLLRHTELRLQMPPSIAFATRGRLQGLRLQLALLDREFDDLDYETLRALDADNAPSVPSMSEDEINSLPVHKYKVTGIDSDMVAKKQASSSASSEKQQDISINPGSSKSSSEDELTCSVCLEQVNVGELIRSLPCLHQYHANCIDPWLRQQGTCPVCKFKVGTSWHEDGHDDASYMV